A window of the Dictyostelium discoideum AX4 chromosome 4 chromosome, whole genome shotgun sequence genome harbors these coding sequences:
- the psmC6 gene encoding 26S protease regulatory subunit S10B, whose product MSTEETKKEQALQNYRDRLIEHKNAELRLNKAHELIKKLKKDFQKTEDHIKTIQYIGEIIGEVLRSLDEERFIVKACNGPRYVVRCANYQDKAHLLVPGARVTLDLTTLTILKILPREVDPIIFNMTAESPGSVSYGEIGGLSNQIRELREVVELPLMIPELFIRVGIKAPKGVLLYGPPGTGKTLLARAIASNLEANFLKVVSSAIVDKYIGESARVIREMFGYARDHQPCVIFMDEIDAIGGRRFSEGTSADREIQRTLMELLNQMDGFDTLSKVKIIMATNRPDVLDPALLRPGRLDRKIEIPLPNEAGRVDVLKIHAANITKHGDVDYEAIAKLADGFNAADLRNVCTEAGMFAIRAERDYVMEEDFMKAVRKCQEAKKLEGKLDYQKV is encoded by the exons atgtcaaCAGaggaaacaaaaaaagagCAAGCACTTCAAAATTATAGAGATCGTTTAATAGAACATAAAAATGCAGAACTTAGATTAAATAAAGCTCACGaacttattaaaaaattaaaaaaagattttcaaaaaacAGAGGATCACATTAAAACTATTCAATATATTGGTGAAATAATTGGTGAAGTTTTAAGATCATTAGATGAAGAAAGAT TTATTGTTAAAGCATGTAATGGACCAAGATATGTTGTTAGATGTGCAAATTATCAAGATAAAGCACATTTATTAGTACCAGGTGCACGTGTTACATTAGATTTAACAAcattaacaattttaaagatattacCACGTGAAGTTGAtccaatcattttcaatatgaCAGCTGAATCACCAGGTAGTGTATCGTATGGTGAAATTGGTGGATTAAGTAATCAAATCAGAGAGTTAAGAGAAGTTGTAGAGTTACCATTGATGATTCCAGAGTTATTTATTCGTGTTGGTATTAAAGCACCAAAGGGTGTATTATTGTATGGTCCACCAGGTACTGGTAAGACATTGTTAGCTCGTGCTATCGCATCAAATTTAGAGGCAAATTTCTTAAAGGTTGTTTCATCTGCAATCGTTGATAAATACATTGGTGAGAGTGCTCGTGTAATTCGTGAGATGTTTGGTTATGCTCGTGATCATCAACCATGTGTGATCTTTATGGATGAAATCGATGCAATTGGTGGTAGACGTTTCTCAGAGGGTACTTCTGCAGATCGTGAAATTCAAAGAACACTCatggaattattaaatcaaatggaTGGTTTCGATACTCTCTCAAAGGTTAAAATCATCATGGCTACAAATCGTCCTGATGTTTTAGATCCTGCCCTCCTTCGTCCAGGTCGTTTAGATAGAAAAATAGAAATTCCTTTACCAAATGAAGCTGGTCGTGTCGATGTTCTTAAAATTCATGCTGCAAATATCACCAAACATGGTGATGTAGATTATGAAGCTATCGCTAAATTAGCTGATGGTTTCAATGCTGCTGATTTACGTAATGTATGTACTGAAGCTGGTATGTTTGCAATTAGAGCTGAAAGAGATTATGTAATGGAAGAAGACTTTATGAAAGCTGTTAGAAAATGTCAAGAAGCAAAGAAATTAGAAGGTAAACTCGATTatcaaaaagtttaa
- the sgkB gene encoding sphingosine kinase, whose protein sequence is MENNNNEPAETVQEKGPKLKNDIDLNDQFKDEKEKKEEISSSSIENKNNNNNNTSTNNVIPNESNNNISNNNVISNENNNTNNNTDNNTDNNNNNNNNNNNNNEPVTSFTVNNKSLIEKEPTLFEFNQEQQIKYKNKSINSLIIKRSGIVIKISQKKSTIIYQDSIIACSELPDNFDTATTTTTTTTTLPIKVTLFTCVLKKKQLTIDKEQRKRKSYTFQFKSNQDSLNFYSNIQSTFLNSLPRGNPKNRKIRILINPKSGKKESHNIFKEVEQLFKDSGIKMKLTVTMEPEHAKKIGFKSNIYKYDTVVFISGDGLLHEFINGLLSREDYEDAKKIPLALIPAGTGNGLANSIGLQDPMSAALAILRGFTKPLDVCIVQQPTVTTIPVVDNNTVTTTTTTTSPTSASPTITSANNNNNNNNNNNNNNNNNNNNNNNNNNSNITKWCSILSLTWGLVSDVDIESEKYRSLGDLRLIIGAAVRILNLRIYRGKVYFLPAIPLDKSQMQSIPKCSFDCNICDSSNSVKVIEDLVCNDNDNNNKNKNEEQNEINSTTSNNNNNNNTTTTSTSSSTSTSTSTSSLTATTTTAKSTNSLSSSPRSDINMSSNSISKSLDIGTIPSCKVTHNSNLLNESSDSLLSKGWKCIEGEFIGVVASTVSHLASDFISSPNAHLSDGLIDLIFINNRSKLSKASLLSILTDSATGDHLKSDLIEHHKVKALILEPSIQKHGIVAIDGERIPYAKTSMENIRGCLNLICRSYH, encoded by the exons atggaaaataataataatgaacctGCAGAAACAGTCCAAGAAAAAGGACCAAAACTAAAAAATGacattgatttaaatgaccaatttaaagatgaaaaagaaaaaaaagaggaaATATCAAGTTcctcaattgaaaataaaaataataataataataacacttCCACCAATAATGTAATACCAAatgaaagtaataataacatttctAACAACAATGTaatatcaaatgaaaataataataccaataataataccgATAATAATaccgataataataataataataataataataataataataataatgaacctGTAACATCATTTactgttaataataaaagtttaattgaaaaagaaccaacattatttgaatttaatcaagaacaacaaattaaatataaaaataaaagtattaatagtttaataataaaaagatctGGTATAGTAATTAAAATCAGTCAAAAGAAATCAACTATAATATATCAAGATTCAATAATTGCTTGTTCAGAATTACCCGATAATTTTGATACAGCAAcgacaacaaccaccacaacaacaacactaCCAATAAAAGTAACATTATTTACATGtgtattaaagaaaaagcaattaacaattgataaagaacaaagaaaaagaaaatcttatacttttcaatttaaaaGCAATCaagattctttaaatttttattcaaatattcaatcaacatttttaaattcattaccaa gaggTAATCCAAAGAATAGAAAGATtagaattttaattaatccaAAATCAGGTAAAAAGGAAAgtcataatatttttaaagaggttgaacaattatttaaagattcaggtataaaaatgaaattaactGTTACTATGGAACCAGAACATGCGAAAAAGATTGGATTCAAATCGAATATTTACAAGTATGATACCGTTGTATTTATATCTGGTGATGGTTTATTAcatgaatttataaatggaTTATTATCACGTGAGGATTATGAAGATGCTAAAAAGATACCACTTGCATTAATACCAGCTGGTACTGGTAATGGTTTAGCcaattcaattggtttaCAAGATCCAATGTCTGCTGCTTTAGCTATTTTACGTGGTTTCACTAAACCTTTAGATGTTTGTATTGTACAACAACCAACTGTAACAACAATTCCTGTCgttgataataatacagtaacaacaacaactactactacttctCCAACTAGTGCTTCTCCAACTATTACAtcagcaaataataataataataataataataataataataataataataataataataataataataataataataataataatagtaatattacaaaatggtgttcaattttatcattaacaTGGGGACTAGTTTCAGATGTTGATATTGAATCAGAAAAGTATAGATCGTTAGGTGATTTACGTTTAATTATAGGTGCAGCAGTACGTATTTTAAATCTACGTATTTATAGAggaaaagtttattttttaccaGCTATTCCTTTGGATAAATCTCAAATGCAATCAATTCCAAAATGTTCATTCGATTGTAATATTTGTGATAGTTCAAATTCTGTTAAAGTTATTGAAGATTTAGtttgtaatgataatgataataataataaaaacaaaaatgaagaacaaaatgaaataaattcaactacaagtaataataataataataataatactacaactacatcaacatcatcatcaacatcgaCATcgacatcaacatcatcattaacagcaacaacaacaacagcaaaatcaacaaattcattatCGTCATCACCAAGAAGTGATATTAATATGagttcaaattcaatttcaaaatcattagatATTGGTACAATACCTTCATGCAAAGTAACACACAATTCAAATCTTTTGAATGAATCAAGTGATTCATTACTTTCAAAAGGTTGGAAATGTATTGAAGGTGAATTCATTGGTGTTGTCGCAAGTACAGTTTCACATTTAGCATCAGATTTTATATCATCCCCAAATGCTCATTTATCAGAtggtttaattgatttaattttcattaataatcGTTCGAAATTAAGTAAAGCAagtttattatcaattttaacagATTCTGCAACTGGTGATCATTTAAAATCTGATCTAATCGAACATCATAAAGTAAAAGCTCTCATCTTGGAACCTTCAATTCAAAAACATGGTATTGTTGCAATTGATGGTGAAAGAATACCATATGCTAAAACTTCTATGGAAAATATTAGAGgttgtttaaatttaatttgtagATCTTATCATtaa